The Streptomyces europaeiscabiei genome window below encodes:
- a CDS encoding 3-hydroxybutyryl-CoA dehydrogenase: MTSIKHVGVVGAGQMGRGITEVCARAGLRVTLCDVTEDRARAGLAGVADSLLKAEKRGTLTSEDRAHALAGISATGDLSHLSGANLVIEAAVEDEQAKTALFRQLDEVVTDPAAVLASNTSSIPIARLAAATGRPESVVGLHFFNPVPVMPLVEIIPSLHTSKVTELLVRAFADETLGKRTIVTQDRAGFVVNSLLVPYLLAAVRMVSSGTATAEDIDTGMTAGCAHPMGPLRLADLIGLDTVAAIGEALYEEYREPLYAPPPLLRRMVESGLLGRKSGQGFFNYQAT; this comes from the coding sequence ATGACATCGATCAAGCACGTGGGCGTCGTCGGCGCCGGGCAGATGGGCCGGGGCATCACCGAGGTCTGCGCCCGGGCCGGCCTGCGCGTCACCTTGTGCGACGTGACCGAGGACAGGGCCCGTGCCGGTCTGGCCGGCGTGGCCGACTCCCTGCTCAAGGCGGAGAAACGCGGCACCCTCACCTCGGAGGACCGTGCCCATGCGCTGGCCGGGATCTCAGCCACCGGGGACCTCTCCCACCTGTCCGGGGCGAACCTGGTGATCGAGGCGGCCGTGGAGGACGAGCAGGCCAAGACGGCGCTCTTCCGGCAGCTCGACGAGGTGGTCACCGATCCGGCCGCCGTACTCGCCAGCAACACCTCCTCGATCCCCATCGCCCGGCTCGCGGCAGCGACCGGACGGCCGGAGTCGGTGGTCGGCCTGCACTTCTTCAACCCGGTCCCTGTCATGCCACTGGTCGAGATAATCCCCTCGCTGCACACCTCGAAGGTCACCGAACTGCTTGTGCGGGCCTTCGCCGACGAGACTCTGGGCAAGAGGACGATCGTCACGCAGGACCGCGCCGGCTTCGTGGTGAACTCCCTCCTGGTTCCCTACCTGTTGGCAGCGGTAAGGATGGTCAGCTCCGGCACGGCGACGGCCGAGGACATCGACACCGGGATGACCGCCGGCTGCGCCCACCCCATGGGCCCACTGCGCCTCGCCGACCTCATCGGCCTGGACACCGTCGCGGCGATAGGTGAGGCACTGTACGAGGAGTACCGCGAACCGCTGTATGCCCCTCCCCCGTTGCTGCGCCGCATGGTCGAGTCGGGCCTGTTGGGGCGCAAGTCGGGACAAGGGTTCTTCAACTACCAGGCGACCTGA
- a CDS encoding LysR substrate-binding domain-containing protein, whose amino-acid sequence MELRWLESFVTVAEELHFARASDRLHLAPSALSAQIRALESHLGVRLIDRGRRTRPALTSAGRLFLDEARLTLAQAARAEAVGRRAGRGELGHAQIAYVASAAFSGVLTDVLTRCAAPGTQLTLQVRELETPAQLEALACGDIDVGFLRWRPEYPPEVTAICLLTEEVVLALPTDAPLAAYEAVPAAQLRDEQFVAPHFDEEYGCRDQILEVAERGGFSPRCAPPVRDFIAALTLVGGGLAVALVPESLRRVQIPGVAYRPLADVPLTTRLVGAYRRGETSPAVRGVIRRLREAAAATIAAG is encoded by the coding sequence GTGGAACTGCGCTGGCTGGAATCGTTCGTCACCGTCGCGGAGGAACTGCACTTCGCACGGGCGTCGGACCGTCTGCATCTCGCTCCGTCGGCACTCAGCGCCCAGATCAGGGCGCTGGAGTCGCACCTGGGCGTCCGCCTGATCGACCGCGGACGACGCACCCGCCCGGCACTCACCAGCGCCGGGCGACTGTTCCTCGACGAGGCGCGGCTGACCCTCGCCCAGGCCGCGCGGGCCGAGGCCGTGGGACGACGTGCAGGCCGCGGGGAGCTGGGGCACGCCCAGATCGCGTACGTCGCCTCGGCCGCCTTCTCCGGAGTACTGACCGACGTCCTCACCCGCTGTGCGGCCCCCGGCACGCAGCTCACCCTGCAGGTACGCGAGTTGGAGACCCCGGCGCAGCTGGAAGCACTGGCCTGCGGGGACATCGACGTCGGTTTCCTGCGCTGGCGGCCGGAGTACCCGCCCGAGGTCACGGCCATCTGTCTGCTCACCGAGGAGGTCGTCCTGGCGCTGCCGACCGACGCGCCGCTGGCGGCGTACGAGGCGGTACCGGCGGCGCAGCTGCGCGACGAGCAGTTCGTGGCCCCGCACTTCGACGAGGAGTACGGCTGCCGGGACCAGATCCTGGAGGTGGCGGAGCGGGGTGGTTTCAGCCCACGGTGCGCTCCCCCGGTACGGGACTTCATCGCGGCTCTGACACTGGTGGGCGGTGGTCTCGCGGTGGCCCTGGTCCCCGAGTCGCTGCGCCGCGTGCAGATCCCCGGAGTGGCCTACCGCCCGCTGGCGGACGTACCGCTGACCACGCGACTGGTGGGCGCCTACCGCAGAGGCGAGACCTCCCCCGCCGTGCGCGGCGTGATCCGCCGCCTGCGGGAGGCGGCCGCCGCCACGATCGCCGCCGGCTGA